In the genome of Candidatus Bathyarchaeia archaeon, one region contains:
- a CDS encoding ABC transporter substrate-binding protein: MLDYRKMLITFSLIALLTLVMFPTDMAKAQSQPLFKVTIIAPGAANLLRRQWGQMFANSLQQLGINANVVFLSWSEVFDRVLTPPPDIVGKSYDEGGYDILLVGWTLGLFPEPRQAYYGGDPRFFAPEGQNYYLWNNTRSNDLLDMFITSLDAAGQSQSLQQWQSLYFDEVPASQIFYSTNPALVTPELSGYDSIYFGVQCNPEYLMGKTSVVYASLGDIESLIPTLSNSWYDTIVISPIFNGLAQVSNANQVTPALLISWAPDNNGFHWTFNLRNGVKWHDGHDFTTDDVVFSLWALMNADTGSQYVGTYRSVFGDRVKFTWQDGTSTTLGTGARVGNITAVDSSTVEAWLPAFTVEKPFGYIDPYLLTLANNIIPKHIFEKLPVSQWADSPFNTGQGSITIDGTTYTGPIGTGPYKWVDYNPAAQLVHLQKYDQYWNKTALEAEGRFAVTDYYVKFIYDKTEALNALENNEVDMLDVNYQMQNEVAAGEVDPSWATVFNVEGLARQEAGYNMRHPIFGLGVDTPLGTSDPSRAAEAARYVRTAFDHAIQRQVIIDNLLNGFGEPAATPIAPTQTYHDQSITARPYDLPQAEEYLERAGFPVGIPRSVEELRTKIEELVLEDQIDQGPSNSLIAKLDLAQRMIDRGEVDRAKAVLANFIRRVQKMSGIHMTAEAADLLTRSAEYIMSTL, encoded by the coding sequence ATGCTTGACTATAGAAAGATGCTGATAACGTTCTCTTTGATTGCGTTGTTGACCCTAGTAATGTTTCCAACAGACATGGCAAAAGCACAGAGTCAACCATTGTTCAAGGTCACAATAATCGCTCCCGGAGCCGCGAACCTGCTGCGACGTCAATGGGGGCAGATGTTTGCGAATTCTCTGCAGCAGCTTGGAATAAATGCGAACGTCGTGTTTCTTTCATGGTCAGAGGTGTTTGATCGCGTGCTAACGCCCCCTCCAGACATAGTCGGCAAGTCATATGATGAGGGCGGTTACGACATTCTGCTGGTTGGATGGACGCTTGGACTGTTTCCAGAGCCTAGGCAGGCATATTACGGCGGAGACCCAAGATTCTTCGCACCTGAAGGACAGAACTACTATCTATGGAACAACACACGAAGCAACGACCTCTTGGACATGTTCATCACTTCGCTGGATGCTGCCGGGCAGAGCCAAAGTCTACAGCAGTGGCAGTCCTTGTATTTCGATGAAGTTCCAGCCTCTCAGATCTTCTATTCGACCAATCCGGCGCTCGTCACGCCCGAACTCTCAGGATATGACTCGATATACTTCGGTGTGCAGTGCAACCCAGAGTATCTAATGGGCAAGACCTCGGTTGTCTACGCCTCCCTAGGGGACATAGAATCTTTAATTCCGACCCTCTCAAACTCATGGTACGATACAATAGTAATCAGCCCCATTTTCAACGGCCTAGCTCAAGTAAGCAACGCAAATCAAGTCACACCAGCTCTACTTATATCGTGGGCGCCAGACAATAACGGCTTCCATTGGACTTTCAACCTAAGAAACGGCGTCAAATGGCACGACGGACACGATTTCACCACAGACGACGTGGTGTTCTCATTGTGGGCGCTCATGAACGCTGACACTGGCTCTCAATACGTGGGAACCTACCGAAGTGTCTTCGGAGACAGGGTCAAATTCACGTGGCAAGATGGCACCTCGACAACTTTGGGAACAGGTGCGAGAGTAGGTAACATAACCGCGGTAGATTCGAGCACAGTTGAGGCTTGGCTGCCTGCGTTCACAGTTGAGAAGCCCTTCGGATACATCGACCCATACCTCTTAACCCTAGCGAACAACATAATCCCCAAACACATCTTTGAAAAACTCCCTGTTTCACAATGGGCAGACAGCCCCTTCAATACGGGTCAAGGATCTATAACAATAGATGGAACAACGTACACAGGACCCATCGGAACTGGACCATACAAATGGGTGGACTATAACCCAGCAGCTCAACTTGTTCACCTGCAAAAATATGACCAATATTGGAACAAAACTGCGTTAGAAGCTGAAGGACGATTCGCAGTAACCGACTATTACGTAAAATTCATCTACGACAAAACCGAGGCCTTGAACGCCCTAGAAAACAACGAAGTGGACATGCTTGACGTCAACTATCAGATGCAGAACGAGGTGGCAGCAGGCGAAGTTGATCCGTCTTGGGCAACTGTTTTCAACGTTGAGGGTCTGGCAAGACAGGAGGCTGGCTACAACATGCGGCATCCGATTTTTGGTCTTGGCGTGGACACACCGCTGGGCACGTCAGATCCTTCAAGAGCGGCCGAAGCCGCTAGGTATGTCAGAACTGCTTTTGACCATGCCATCCAGAGGCAAGTCATCATCGATAATCTGCTGAACGGTTTCGGAGAGCCCGCTGCCACTCCTATCGCGCCAACACAAACCTACCATGACCAATCCATAACAGCAAGACCGTACGATCTGCCACAAGCCGAAGAATACCTTGAGAGAGCAGGGTTCCCTGTCGGAATTCCAAGAAGCGTCGAGGAATTAAGAACAAAGATAGAAGAACTCGTATTGGAAGACCAAATCGACCAAGGCCCTAGTAACAGCCTTATTGCCAAACTTGATCTTGCCCAAAGAATGATCGACAGAGGAGAAGTCGATAGAGCAAAGGCAGTGTTGGCGAATTTCATAAGGCGTGTTCAGAAAATGTCAGGAATCCACATGACTGCTGAAGCAGCAGACCTCCTGACCAGATCAGCAGAATACATAATGTCCACCCTATGA
- a CDS encoding Lrp/AsnC family transcriptional regulator has translation MKHIKMKLLSELLKNSKRSDREISKVLRVSQPTITRTRHQLESKGIIRDYTIIPDFEKLGYEIMAIWVGRYKFHGEPELVEKWREWMKKHPTILFASSTSGSGGRKAVMISLHRSYSDYANFVKELVGDWSYILEHETLLVDLKGYMSRPLTLRYLAEQAAELLGESSLNTKT, from the coding sequence ATGAAGCACATAAAAATGAAACTTCTCTCTGAACTACTGAAAAATTCCAAGAGGAGTGACAGGGAAATATCCAAGGTTCTACGAGTCTCACAACCAACTATAACCAGAACACGACACCAACTTGAGAGCAAAGGGATCATTCGAGACTATACTATAATACCAGACTTTGAAAAACTCGGATACGAAATCATGGCGATCTGGGTTGGCAGATACAAATTTCATGGTGAACCCGAGTTGGTTGAGAAGTGGAGAGAATGGATGAAAAAACATCCTACCATCCTGTTTGCTTCAAGTACGTCTGGTTCTGGTGGGAGAAAGGCAGTGATGATTTCATTGCATAGGTCTTACTCAGACTACGCTAACTTCGTCAAAGAACTAGTGGGAGACTGGTCTTACATATTAGAGCACGAAACCTTGCTGGTTGACTTGAAAGGATACATGTCTAGACCCCTAACTTTGAGATACCTAGCAGAACAAGCAGCTGAACTGCTGGGCGAATCCTCATTGAACACGAAAACCTAG